From the Flavimarina sp. Hel_I_48 genome, one window contains:
- the mce gene encoding methylmalonyl-CoA epimerase, with translation MERIDHIGIAVKDLKKANLFYKKLLGTAHYKIEFVESEHVNTSFFKMGENKIELLEATSDDSPIAKFIAKYGEGMHHVAYAVDDIKGELKRLKEEGFDLINETPKRGADNKWVAFVHPKSAGGILMELCQDVLTPDLPERD, from the coding sequence GTGGAAAGAATAGACCATATAGGCATTGCCGTTAAAGACCTGAAGAAAGCAAACCTGTTTTATAAAAAATTACTGGGGACTGCACATTACAAGATCGAATTTGTGGAAAGTGAGCATGTAAATACCTCATTTTTTAAAATGGGCGAGAACAAAATAGAGCTTCTCGAGGCAACCTCAGACGACAGTCCCATTGCCAAATTTATTGCAAAATATGGAGAGGGCATGCACCATGTGGCCTATGCCGTAGATGATATCAAAGGGGAGCTCAAGCGCCTAAAAGAAGAAGGTTTTGACCTTATCAATGAAACTCCTAAGCGGGGCGCAGACAATAAATGGGTTGCTTTTGTACATCCTAAAAGTGCTGGCGGCATACTCATGGAACTTTGCCAGGACGTGCTTACCCCAGACTTGCCAGAAAGGGATTAA
- a CDS encoding FKBP-type peptidyl-prolyl cis-trans isomerase produces MKFNKLFLALPVALTLVNCNDSKMQSSGDADLKTFKDSVSYIIGANTGAQFKQALGDNPEQFFDVDVYVQGVRTALTDSVDIPPAAMQQVMQKFDTQLRERQQKEQQAKAEENKGKEEAFLKENATKEGVQTTDSGLQYKVLEEGTGATPSATDQVEVNYEGKLIDGSVFDSSYERGQSATFGVNQVIKGWTEGLQLMKEGAKYEFYIPSDLAYGQQGSAPKIGPGEPLMFTVELIDIKDSE; encoded by the coding sequence ATGAAATTTAATAAATTATTTTTAGCGTTACCCGTAGCGCTTACCTTAGTGAATTGCAATGATTCTAAAATGCAATCAAGCGGCGATGCCGACTTAAAAACGTTCAAGGATTCTGTTTCCTATATCATAGGTGCTAACACAGGAGCACAATTTAAACAAGCTTTAGGGGACAACCCAGAACAGTTTTTTGATGTAGATGTCTACGTTCAGGGCGTGCGCACTGCACTTACTGACAGCGTGGATATCCCACCAGCAGCAATGCAGCAAGTGATGCAAAAGTTTGATACACAATTGCGCGAAAGACAACAAAAAGAACAGCAAGCAAAAGCCGAAGAAAATAAAGGCAAAGAAGAAGCTTTCTTGAAAGAAAATGCAACTAAAGAAGGTGTTCAAACTACAGATAGTGGTTTACAATACAAAGTTCTTGAAGAAGGAACCGGCGCCACTCCATCAGCAACAGATCAAGTGGAAGTGAACTACGAAGGTAAGTTAATAGACGGTTCTGTTTTTGACAGTTCTTACGAGCGTGGCCAGTCGGCTACTTTTGGTGTGAATCAAGTAATCAAGGGTTGGACAGAAGGTCTTCAGTTAATGAAAGAAGGTGCTAAATATGAATTCTACATTCCTTCTGATCTTGCGTATGGTCAGCAAGGATCTGCCCCTAAAATTGGTCCCGGTGAACCACTTATGTTTACTGTAGAATTAATAGATATTAAAGATTCAGAATAA
- a CDS encoding acyl-CoA dehydrogenase family protein, whose product MSLFSKVKNTINLLKHVDLDALTKLSKKVDLSEVMAAVGNLDDRQLGGLMKMLKTQSKKGQHKLPPIDGDFYNLELKLTPEQREIQMKMRNFMEEEVKPIANEYWNKAEFPHHIIPKMAKLNVCGIAYKGYGCPDQSFLMEGILAMELARVDVSISTFFGVHSGLAMGSIYLCGSEEQKQEWLPKMQKFEKIGAFGLTEPEVGSGVAGGMGTTCKKEGEEWVLNGQKKWIGNATFSDLTVIWARDVDSDRVKGFIVRKENPGFKAEKMPDKMALRTVQNAIITLTDCRVPETDRLQNANSFKDTAKVLRMTRAGVAWQAVGCARGAYEAALKYTKKREQFGRPIASFQLIQNHLVEMVANLTAMETLCFRLSEMQDGDILKDEHASLAKVFCSMRTRDVVSRAREVMGGNGILLEYDVARFVADAEAIYSYEGTKEINTLIVGRAITGYSAFVS is encoded by the coding sequence ATGTCGCTATTTTCAAAAGTAAAAAATACCATAAATCTGCTCAAGCATGTAGATCTTGATGCCCTGACCAAACTTTCCAAAAAGGTAGACCTTTCTGAGGTGATGGCTGCAGTAGGCAACCTGGACGATCGTCAGCTGGGCGGACTCATGAAAATGCTAAAGACACAGTCAAAAAAAGGGCAGCATAAATTACCTCCCATAGACGGCGATTTTTATAATCTGGAACTCAAATTAACTCCAGAACAGCGCGAAATACAGATGAAAATGCGCAATTTCATGGAAGAAGAAGTTAAGCCTATTGCAAATGAATACTGGAACAAAGCAGAATTTCCGCACCATATAATCCCTAAAATGGCAAAACTCAACGTTTGTGGTATCGCCTATAAAGGATATGGCTGCCCTGATCAATCATTTCTGATGGAAGGGATTCTCGCGATGGAACTTGCCCGGGTTGACGTATCGATCTCTACCTTTTTTGGAGTACATAGCGGGCTTGCCATGGGTTCTATTTATCTCTGTGGAAGTGAGGAACAAAAACAGGAATGGCTTCCGAAGATGCAGAAGTTTGAAAAAATTGGTGCTTTTGGCCTTACAGAACCCGAAGTGGGATCTGGCGTGGCCGGCGGCATGGGCACGACCTGTAAAAAAGAAGGTGAGGAATGGGTACTTAATGGCCAGAAAAAATGGATAGGAAACGCCACTTTTTCTGACCTGACGGTTATCTGGGCCCGCGATGTGGATTCTGACCGCGTGAAAGGATTTATTGTACGCAAGGAAAATCCCGGCTTTAAAGCCGAAAAAATGCCAGATAAAATGGCGTTGCGCACCGTGCAAAATGCCATCATCACCTTAACCGATTGCCGCGTACCGGAAACAGACCGCCTACAGAATGCGAACTCCTTTAAGGACACTGCAAAAGTATTGCGCATGACACGCGCGGGCGTTGCCTGGCAAGCGGTGGGCTGTGCTCGGGGCGCTTATGAAGCTGCACTAAAATACACAAAGAAAAGGGAGCAGTTTGGCAGGCCTATTGCCAGTTTTCAGCTTATTCAAAACCATCTCGTGGAAATGGTGGCAAACCTTACGGCTATGGAAACACTTTGCTTTCGGCTTTCAGAAATGCAGGATGGCGATATTCTCAAAGATGAGCATGCCTCCCTTGCTAAAGTGTTCTGCTCTATGCGCACCCGTGACGTTGTAAGTCGCGCACGGGAAGTAATGGGCGGCAACGGGATCCTGCTTGAATATGATGTGGCCCGCTTTGTCGCTGATGCCGAAGCAATCTACTCGTACGAAGGGACTAAAGAGATCAATACGCTTATTGTAGGACGGGCAATTACAGGATATAGTGCATTTGTTAGCTAA
- a CDS encoding P1 family peptidase, with product MKNILTIIFLTLSISIYSQEPRARDLGIQFEGTTGKFNAITDVEGVSVGHSTIISGSGKNELEKGPIRTGVTAIFPSGKKKKPLYANWYSLNGNGEMTGTTWITESGFLETPIMLTNTFSVGTVRQATLKWMVDTVWSDEDWWWAFPVVAETYDGFLNDIYGFQVQEKNVLEAIENTTNKEVEEGNVGGGTGMMSFGFKSGIGTSSRILKFPDTTYTVGVLVQSNFGDKKRFRIDGVPIGKELKDTLDIEYKEQPESRRQNGDGSIIVIVATDVPLLPYQLKRVSQRVPIGIGKLGGIGANGSGDIFISFSTANQGAYIREGKTSVVTISNDWMNDVFEATIQAVEEDVINAMVAAETMDGNNGNKVYALPHDKLIEIMKKYNRIK from the coding sequence TTGAAAAACATTTTAACGATAATATTTCTTACCCTTTCAATTTCAATTTATTCTCAAGAACCAAGAGCACGAGATTTAGGAATTCAATTTGAGGGAACTACAGGAAAATTTAATGCAATAACTGATGTTGAAGGTGTTTCTGTGGGGCATTCAACCATTATTTCAGGAAGCGGAAAAAACGAATTAGAAAAAGGACCTATTCGAACTGGAGTAACCGCAATATTTCCAAGTGGAAAAAAGAAAAAACCTTTATATGCAAACTGGTATAGTTTAAATGGAAACGGAGAAATGACTGGAACGACTTGGATTACAGAATCCGGTTTTTTAGAAACACCTATAATGTTGACTAATACATTTAGCGTAGGAACAGTAAGACAAGCAACTTTGAAATGGATGGTGGATACAGTCTGGAGTGATGAAGATTGGTGGTGGGCATTTCCAGTTGTTGCAGAAACTTATGACGGATTTTTGAATGATATCTACGGATTTCAAGTGCAAGAAAAAAATGTTTTAGAAGCTATCGAAAATACCACCAACAAGGAAGTTGAAGAAGGTAATGTGGGTGGTGGAACTGGAATGATGAGTTTTGGATTCAAAAGCGGTATTGGAACGTCTTCTCGAATTTTAAAATTTCCAGATACGACGTATACAGTTGGAGTTTTAGTGCAGTCAAATTTTGGCGATAAAAAACGATTTAGAATAGATGGCGTCCCAATTGGAAAGGAATTAAAAGACACATTGGATATCGAATACAAAGAACAACCTGAATCAAGAAGGCAAAATGGAGATGGTTCTATAATAGTTATTGTCGCTACTGATGTGCCATTACTTCCTTATCAGTTAAAAAGAGTTTCGCAACGAGTACCAATTGGAATTGGAAAATTAGGAGGAATTGGAGCAAATGGTTCAGGAGACATTTTCATCTCTTTTTCTACCGCAAATCAAGGAGCGTACATTCGAGAGGGAAAGACTTCTGTAGTAACAATCTCAAACGATTGGATGAATGATGTGTTTGAAGCTACAATTCAAGCAGTAGAAGAAGATGTAATTAATGCTATGGTTGCAGCCGAAACAATGGATGGGAATAATGGAAATAAAGTTTATGCATTACCACACGATAAGCTTATTGAAATAATGAAAAAATATAATCGAATAAAATAA
- a CDS encoding very short patch repair endonuclease: MAKEYDEKPIKVPRFNEAGGFYTTPRRSKLMSKIKGKNTKPELQLRKALWAAGFRYRVNSKYLIGKPDISIKKYKTAIFIDGEFWHGYDWENKKLKIKSNRDFWIPKIERNMQRDREVNAKLEEMGYTVFRFWAKDLKDDLEACVNQVITHFEKSTRLVNGTK, from the coding sequence ATGGCAAAAGAATATGATGAAAAACCTATAAAAGTCCCGCGCTTCAACGAAGCGGGTGGTTTCTACACCACACCGCGGCGCTCTAAACTGATGAGCAAAATAAAGGGCAAAAATACAAAGCCAGAGTTACAACTGCGAAAGGCGCTGTGGGCGGCAGGTTTTCGGTATCGTGTGAACAGTAAATATTTGATCGGTAAACCGGATATTTCGATCAAAAAATACAAGACTGCAATTTTTATTGATGGGGAATTTTGGCATGGCTACGACTGGGAGAATAAAAAATTGAAGATCAAAAGCAACCGGGATTTCTGGATCCCAAAAATTGAACGCAACATGCAACGCGACCGGGAGGTCAATGCAAAACTTGAGGAAATGGGCTACACTGTTTTTAGATTTTGGGCTAAAGATTTAAAAGATGATCTTGAAGCCTGCGTCAATCAGGTCATTACACATTTTGAGAAAAGCACCAGGCTTGTAAACGGTACAAAGTAG
- a CDS encoding M23 family metallopeptidase has translation MLTFLACKEITKAKDFITNPSAREVYKRELENDSTQSDRWERAFELAKKDSVLVKLPYVESGHFWQNNFTAAGYNLHLQQGERFSAEIQADSVKNKVFLALFRSVGDSLNPLKLELENLPNENQIQFTVKETGDYKLVVQPEIQASTTFNLLLYRTPLYSFPVAEKGNAAIQSFWGANRDGGRRSHEGLDIFADRGTPVLAACDGRVSSTGNRGLGGKQVWLRSGIFGNSLYYAHLDSIIASPGQRVKRGDTLGLVGNTGNARTTPPHLHFGIYRRGRGAINPLPYVFEGIAPVPSAKNETTKQFCVVTSSIANIRASAFAKAEKLGQAKRDDTLKILGKTTDWYHIRTRQDQSAYIHQSLLRDLTN, from the coding sequence ATGCTGACCTTTTTAGCATGTAAGGAAATTACCAAAGCGAAGGATTTTATTACCAATCCTTCCGCCAGGGAAGTCTACAAACGCGAACTCGAAAACGACTCCACACAATCTGATCGCTGGGAACGGGCGTTTGAATTGGCAAAAAAAGACAGTGTTTTAGTAAAACTGCCTTACGTGGAGTCTGGTCATTTTTGGCAAAATAATTTTACCGCTGCGGGATATAATTTGCATTTGCAGCAGGGAGAGCGCTTTTCTGCCGAAATTCAGGCAGATTCGGTTAAAAATAAGGTGTTTTTGGCACTTTTTCGTTCCGTAGGAGATTCTCTTAATCCTTTAAAACTGGAACTCGAAAACCTGCCCAATGAAAATCAAATTCAGTTTACAGTAAAAGAAACCGGAGATTATAAACTCGTGGTTCAGCCAGAAATTCAAGCTTCTACCACGTTCAACCTTCTCCTCTATCGCACGCCGCTCTATAGTTTTCCCGTAGCGGAAAAAGGGAACGCGGCCATACAGAGCTTCTGGGGGGCAAACCGCGATGGTGGCAGGCGTAGCCATGAAGGGCTTGATATTTTTGCAGATCGTGGTACGCCGGTTCTTGCCGCCTGTGATGGCAGGGTGAGTTCTACGGGCAACCGCGGGCTGGGCGGCAAACAAGTGTGGTTGCGCTCTGGCATTTTTGGCAATTCGCTCTATTACGCCCATCTGGACAGCATTATTGCTTCACCCGGTCAGCGTGTAAAAAGAGGTGACACGCTTGGTCTCGTAGGCAATACCGGCAATGCGCGTACCACGCCGCCGCATTTACATTTTGGTATTTATCGGCGTGGGCGTGGCGCTATTAATCCGTTGCCATACGTTTTTGAAGGGATCGCCCCCGTGCCTTCAGCAAAAAATGAAACTACAAAGCAATTTTGTGTGGTTACTTCCTCCATTGCTAATATTAGGGCTTCTGCTTTCGCCAAAGCGGAAAAATTGGGACAGGCCAAACGGGACGATACTTTAAAAATTTTAGGAAAGACAACCGACTGGTATCATATACGCACTCGGCAAGATCAAAGTGCCTATATTCACCAGAGCCTATTGAGGGATCTGACCAATTAA